GCaacaaatgcacatttttcttttgcacaatAGACCAGTTTGATCGGAGGTCAAGGAGACATTCAAGCCAGCCAAAAACACTcgaggaggggggggagcagtACCAGGGAGGGGGGTGGTCTGGGGAGAATTATGAGGGCCAAACAGAGGCCTTGAAGGTCATGTTAGGCTCCCAGACCTGAGCTTCCTGCACTAGTCTATTTAAAATAGTAGGGGTGCCATCAGgtaggactttggggcagatgtcCTGGGCTCCACTCAGCACAGCAGAATGAGCAGCGGGGTTTGGCagcttgccatattttgaagaaagaGAAGTGAAACCAATATCTATCTAAATAAGTTACCTCATGACATCATTTGAATAGATGGCAATGTTTATTACTTCAATAGAGGGGCAGTCCCCGTAAGACCCCAGTGTCTagaatctaaaattacctaagCACAGCACCAGGGAAGGgagaggaatttgattcagttcacgttTAAAGGTAATACTTTCTGGAGCCATACGTGAACCGAAGCACAGCCTTCCTttggaaattcacacttctctgaattttgcagtgctgttctccagcccAAACACACGTGTACAAACATGCACGTATACTCAGGTGAAGCGTGCCTGAAAATGTATACAATGATGGGAATAACATgcccaaaaaatgcattatatgaatAGAAATTGCAAAAAAACACCTGTGTAAATATTGCGAAATCTTCGTGAAAGAGCTAACGAATTTccatgaagacttttttttaaaaaatgcaaatcaatgcagaaatgtggaaaactgaatttaagattggaattACTGATCattttattcctccccccctttgtaaactgtttttgcaatcaagaggtatataaattttatgaagtaaacAATAGAtcaaaacatagctgtcaactttccccttttcttgagaggaatcctattcgcaataaggaaatttcccttagaaaaagggaaaagttgacagctatggatcaaaatgagaaatggagagaaaatgaaattgatagGTTCGCCCATCTGTAACCCCACTGAGTTTACCTCTATGCAATTGGCGAAATTGTTACAGCCCAACATGAGAGGCGGCATCGCTTTCCCACCTCCTCAGGCAAAATAATCTGTGGAATGCCAAGGGGAAAGCAAATACAGTTTTGTGAATGAGGAGGACGGTGTTGTTTTGCCTGTGAATGATCTGATGCAAGATCTGTGACCACATAAGCAATTTGGAAATCTTCCTCTGTTGATTCAGCGGTGTTGTTCTCTGgttcctgcccaccagatcctgagCTACAACAATCACCAGGTAATCCACCCCGGCTACCATTACCTGCAGACGAGAGGGGGTTCCGCAGCCCACGACTCACGACATTTTGGCAACTCTGGCCTGCAACAGAACATGGTGATCGGGGGCTCCGGCCACGACTGCTGCTCTGGCCTGCAGCAGCGGGTGACCTTTGCAATCCAAGACCCCAGCCAGTACGATGCTTCCATCAACCTGCAGGATGTTCAGATTTCCGACTCGGCAACTTACGAATGCAAGGTGAAGAAAACCACAGTGGCCACCCGCAAGGTGACCGTCATGGTGCTAGGTGAGTCCTGCTGATGCAGAAAAAAGGACTGTGGCCCCATGGCAAAGCAGGAGATCCGGGACTGCTCTGGTTTTGAGGGACTTTCCTTGCTTTGTAGAGTCATATGGCTGGGGCTGCAGGATGTTGGAATAGATGCTCCccctttttgtatgttttgtgggaatgttgtggatagtaggagaggatatattgattaaatattatatttCCTTGCTCACACTAGTGAGTCagtagcagagtacattccccagtatatagcaggaagctagctggtagatttgtttgaatctctttacttaagcaatccaatctggcttgcccagattggTTTTGATCGTGGTAActcctcttaaaaagaataaatacacaacagtcttctttaaaagtattgataagaagtttacttacattcagttcacagcaggttccctgaaggcaggctttagcttggaGTTGCAGAAGAGAGGTTGAGTTCATCCCATTTGGGGAGTgagctcatgtgctgctggctgagagccagcagacagcaaaatacaccAAGACATCAAAGagtcaaaagagaaagatggctgCGTGACTGGCCCTTTTACAGGGTCTcacagggtcacgcccatcttacctggtcacatgcagggggaggatgctccagaccaggagtgataggaagtcctcctggctggagtaacatctCCCTGTGTGGGCAAACAGGGTTATACTTGACTGGTTGTGTTACATCCCACATGTTGGTGGGCCTTGGCTCCTATGGCTAACGTACTGGCAGTGCCAGAGTCTCTGGGAGCCATCCAACACTcttcattcctcccctccccacctccttttcTTCAGACTTACTAACTGAGGatgttttctctcctttccatCAGCGAGACCATCCAACCCACAATGCTCAGTTGTAGGCAAGGTAGCCGTGGGCCAGAAAGTCACCTTGAGCTGCTCCTCAAACTCTGGCACTTCCCCACTCATGTACCAGTGGGCCAAAGTCACAGATCGCCCTTTTGCGAACTGGCTCTCCGCTACCACCGTTAAAGGTAAGAACCAGGAACTAATGGAGAGAGATGCTGGGATGCATTTTGCTTGCTGCTCTGGGGCGGCAGGTCAACATTGTGAATGAggctccagcagccaatcagaagccgtgtaagctgcgtcagacgttcagcttccaagaatagttcgcaaaccggaacagccacttctgggtttgcagcgttcaggaatcaaaacattcgggaactaagctgtttgaaaactgaggtacgactgtatttggtcTTGTGCAAAGCTTGCCTGGCTCATCTTGAGGTCATCGTGGAGGAGCGTATCCCAGATCTATGTGAGCTTATAGTAACTGGTTTTTcctggattttctctctctcaaggcCCAAATCCCGGTGACCTGATCATTCCGAACCTTTCCAATGACCACGCTGGTGTTTACCAGTGCAGTGTGGCCAACAAAGTCGGATCGGCCAGGTGTGTTGTGGAGATCTCCTTCTCAAAGGGTAAGAGAGTAGCATTTTTCATTTTGTCCAAATACCAAATCTCATGCTTGTCTGGCAGAGTCCGAAAAGCAAGTTTTATGCACAGAAAGCCCACAAGTTATATGCATggaaagcttgcaagcaggaccagtaAATTCTACTcccctgcggtttccagaaactggtcttCAGAAATAATCATCTTCAGAAGTTTCAGGTCTTGCAGACAACTCCAGTGGAATTAAATCTTAGCATAAGGAAGTATCCTCCATCTTGGCTTCTGGACTCATTCTCCATATCCccctgcctttttttaaaatttttgaaaTCGGAGACAAATTTGGGAAATGTAATCAGGGTAGATGACACCCTGTCAATCAAAAGCCATCAAGCTTAGCACCTCCTAGCCATTCCATCTCAGCTCAATGTTCTCCATTGTCTTCTCCTCCCTTGCAGAGTCCAGCCGAGTGAGCATCATCGTGGGAGTAGTCCTTGGCTCAATCCTCTTTCTGACCCTCCTCGTGTGTCTCATCGTGGGGCTGATCTGCTGCTGCAGGAAGAGGCGTTACAAGGAAGAGGCCAGCCAGATCAGGTGACTAGAAGCAGGAGGAACATATGAGAGGAAGGGgtttgtgggggtgggaggcCTGCTTCGTAAGACTCCCGTCATTAAGCCGCTTCCCGCTACAGAACATTGAAAGGGGGTCCTCATTCCATGGAGGAAACCTTAGGTCCAGggcccaaatgtggccctccaggcctctctttctggccctcaagactctcccAAGGCCAAGCTCCCTTACCCAGCCACATCCTCTTTCAACAGCCCTGCTTGGCATCCTCTTTGAGTGCTTATGCCTGTTTGGAAGGTGTCCTTAAATTCTGACAATTCTTCTGGTTTGCCTAGATGAAGGAGAGAGTGGGGTGTGCATGTAGACACAAATCTCAACCTTTGGCACTGGGACTTGAGTTTGGGGGTTCATTCTCAGAACTTTGGGGCTCTGGTGACTTCATCTAAGCGTCCAGGACAGTTGCTCCAGACTCCTGATTCCCGATTAGCTAAGTGCTGCTGACTCCcactttttcaaaagccaagccacctGTGGAAATTTTTGATATCTCCATGGTAGTGTTTGTTATATGAAtggtgccacggaccccctaGAGTGGGTTATGAAGACCCCCCTGGGGTCCACGGACTACCGATTGGGAACCGCAACTCTAGACAGAAGCCGAATATTGTGCTCAATCATGCGCAGTTGACTTCCACATGCAGCCCCAACAGTTAAAAATAGGTAACTGTGCACTGTGCGCAGGATTAGTCGATTGCCCGGGCTATACTGTTGTTAACATGATGGGCCAGAGAAACacatgagggtgggggaagtgcTTTAAACAGTATTTCACTGTTTAGATCCCTGCCCCTGCTCTGGAAAATGGGGAGGGTTGGAAGGCAGATTTTCCAACCAAAAAGGGGACTCAGAAGCTACAGGTGGCCCTTCCCATTAGAACAGGCACCCAAAATTAGCCAGGGAAATGGACCATTAGAaagtgctatacagtggtacctcgggttacatacgcttcaggttacatatgcttcaggttacatactccgctaacccagaaataacgcttcaggttaagaactttgcttcaggataagaacagaaattgtgttctggcggcgccgcggcagcgggaggccccattagctaaagatta
This is a stretch of genomic DNA from Lacerta agilis isolate rLacAgi1 chromosome 17, rLacAgi1.pri, whole genome shotgun sequence. It encodes these proteins:
- the LOC117039141 gene encoding V-set and immunoglobulin domain-containing protein 8-like codes for the protein MTELLHWATGIKEWGQRLCLNRFPPLGALYKGFLCGVSLTTSCSQFRTLRLLYIPLFFCPPALLPAVKINAKGREVVYLAEGESIKLGCPYELEPQDHGPSDLDIEWTQMNSDPTNLDNVILSYNNHQVIHPGYHYLQTRGGSAAHDSRHFGNSGLQQNMVIGGSGHDCCSGLQQRVTFAIQDPSQYDASINLQDVQISDSATYECKVKKTTVATRKVTVMVLARPSNPQCSVVGKVAVGQKVTLSCSSNSGTSPLMYQWAKVTDRPFANWLSATTVKGPNPGDLIIPNLSNDHAGVYQCSVANKVGSARCVVEISFSKGKRVAFFILSKYQISCLSGRVRKASFMHRKPTKSSRVSIIVGVVLGSILFLTLLVCLIVGLICCCRKRRYKEEASQIRVDTAPPRARGGSRNSSIRSFLDFMPHNISFMQRRKYDPPREQEGTEMVSPAQEAQPVDCSGMKSEAPRGGCSTTVTTKARVHYAPSVPSSPQATSSPSAADPNNGGSCSTTSEKGRRGHPGQYGGIPVMVPAKSRDGLLV